AGGTGGCCCCGGCCGCACCCGCCGTGAACACGGCGACTGGAGAGATCATTGATGACGAGGAACCCGATACGACGGCGGATTCCTCGGGGGAGCCCGTGACCGCGGGCCTCCCGGACGAACGACGGGGGCAGGAGAGATGACCGAGCACGACGCACAGCCCACAGCAGAGCGAGATCCGGCCCGCACGGAAGCGGGGGAGGATCAGCCACAGTCCGCGGCCGGTGAGCAGCCCGCGGTCGAGGAAAACGGAGCACAGGTGAGCACGGACGGTACGCCGGCCGCAGGCCCGGAAGCGGCCATCCCCGAGTTGGTGATCATCTCCGGTATGTCCGGAGCGGGACGGTCGACGGCGGCGAAGTGTCTGGAGGACCTCGGCTGGTTCGTCGTGGACAACCTCCCGCCCGCCCTCATCCCCACCATGGTGGAGCTGGGCGCCCGCTCGCAGGGCAACGTGGCGCGGATCGCGGTCGTCGTGGACGTACGCGGCCGGCGCTTCTTCGACAACCTGCGGGAATCCCTCGCCGACCTCGACAGCCGGGGCGTCACGCGCCGGATCGTCTTCCTGGAGTCCTCCGACGACGCCCTGGTACGCCGCTTCGAGTCGGTGCGCCGGCCGCACCCCCTCCAGGGCGACGGCCGCATCGTCGACGGCATCGCCGCCGAGCGCGAGCTGCTGCGTGAGCTGCGCGGCGACGCCGACCTGGTGATCGACACCTCCAGCCTGAACGTGCACGAGCTGCGCGCCAAGATGGACGCCCAGTTCGCCGGCGAGGAGGAGCCGGAGCTGCGGGCCACCGTGATGTCCTTCGGCTTCAAGTACGGCCTCCCGGTCGACGCCGACCTGGTCGCGGACATGCGGTTCCTGCCCAACCCGCACTGGGTCCCGGAGCTGCGCCCGTACACCGGCATCAACGAGGAGGTCGCCGCCTATGTCTTCAACCAGCCCGGCGCGAAGGAGTTCCTCGACAGGTACGCCGAACTGCTGCGGCTGATCGCGGCCGGCTACCGGCGCGAGGGCAAGCGGTATGTGACCATCGCCATCGGCTGTACGGGCGGCAAGCACCGCTCGGTCGCGATGTCGGAGAAGCTCGCCGCGCGCCTGGCGGCCGAGGGTGTGGAGACGGTGGTCGTACACCGGGACATGGGACGGGAATGACGGAACGTACCACGCGGCTCAGCCGGTTGCGCCGGATGGTGCCGGAGGGGCGCTCGGGCCGTACGGCCGCCGAGTCCCGGCCGGTCCGCCCCGCCGAGATCCGTGGCGGCCGGCCCCGCCGCCGGGGCGCGCAGCCCAAGGTGGTGGCGCTCGGCGGCGGCATGGGCCTGTCCGCCTCGCTCGCCGCGCTGCGCCGGATCACCGGTGACCTCACCGCCGTCGTCACCGTGGCCGACGACGGCGGCTCCAGCGGCCGGCTGCGCGACGAGCTGGGTGTGCTGCCGCCCGGCGACCTGCGCAAGGCGCTGGCCGCGCTGTGCGGCGACGACGAGTGGGGCCAGACCTGGGCCCGGGTCATCCAGCACCGCTTCCAGTCCAAGGGCGAGCTGCACGAGCACGCGGTCGGCAATCTGCTGATCGTCGCCCTGTGGGAGCAGCTCGGCGACCATGTGCAGGCGCTGGACCTGGTCGGCAAGCTGCTCGGCGCGCACGGGCGCGTGCTGCCCATGTCCGCCGTACCGCTGGAGCTGCAGGCCCTGGTCAAGGGGCACGACCCGGAGCACCCGGACGACGTGGACACGGTGCGCGGACAGGCGAACGTCGCCCTGACGCCGGGCGAGGTCCAGTCGGTGCACCTGGTGCCGCACGACCCGCCGGCCGTGCCCGAGGCCGTGGCGGCGGTCCTGGACGCGGACTGGGTGGTGCTCGGCCCCGGCTCCTGGTTCTCCTCGGTGATCCCGCACCTGCTCGTCCCCGAACTGCTGGACGCCCTCACGGATACCAAGGCGCGCAAGGTGCTGTCACTCAACCTCGCCCCGCAGCCGGGAGAAACAGAGGGCTTCTCCCCGCAGCGTCATTTGGAGGTTTTGGGGCGACACGCCCCTAAACTCGCCCTGGACGTGGTGCTGGCCGACGAGGCCGCCGTGCCCGACCGCGACTTGCTCACCGAGGCCGCCAAACGGCTGGGAGCCGCGGTCGAGCTGGCGCCGGTGGCCCGGACCGATGGATCACCCCGGCATGATCCGGAGCTGTTGGCCGCCGCGTACGACCGTATTTTTCGGATGCATGGAAGGATCGGCCCATGGCGATGACGGCAGCGGTGAAGGACGAGATCTCCCGGCTACCCGTCACCCGGACCTGCTGCAGGAAGGCGGAGGTCTCCGCCATTCTGCGGTTCGCCGGCGGCCTTCACCTGGTGAGTGGGCACATCGTGATCGAGGCGGAGCTGGACACCGCGATGGCGGCCCGCCGTCTCAAACGGGACATCCTGGAGATCTTCGGCCACAGCTCCGAGCTGATCGTGATGGCGCCCGGCGGGCTGCGGCGCGGCTCGCGGTACGTCGTCCGGGTCGTCGCGGGCGGTGACCAGCTGGCCCGCCAGACGGGGCTCGTCGACGGCCGGGGCCGCCCGATCCGGGGCCTCCCCCCGCAGGTGGTCTCCGGGGCCACCTGTGACGCGGAGGCGGCCTGGCGCGGCGCCTTCCTGGCGCACGGTTCGCTGACCGAGCCCGGTCGTTCCTCCTCCCTGGAGGTGACCTGCCCGGGTCCGGAGGCCGCGCTCGCGCTGGTCGGCGCCGCCCGCCGGCTGTCGATCGCCGCGAAGGCCCGTGAGGTGCGGGGCGTGGACCGGGTCGTGGTCCGCGACGGCGACGCGATCGGCGCGCTGCTGACCCGGCTCGGCGCGCACGAGTCGGTGCTGGCCTGGGAGGAGCGCCGGATGCGCCGCGAGGTGCGGGCCACGGCCAACCGGCTCGCCAACTTCGACGACGCCAACCTGCGCCGCTCGGCCCGGGCCGCCGTGGCAGCCGGTGCGCGGGTGCAGCGGGCGCTGGAGATCCTGGGCGAGGAGGTCCCCGAGCACCTCGCCGCCGCCGGCCGGCTCCGCATGGAGCACAAGCAGGCCTCCCTGGAGGAGCTGGGCGCGCTCGCCGACCCGCCGCTGACGAAGGACGCGGTCGCGGGCCGTATCCGCCGACTGCTGGCGATGGCCGACAAGCGCGCCGCCGACCTGGGCATCCCGGGTACGGAGGCCAACCTCACCGAGGAGCTGGCGGACAACCTGGCCGGCTGACCGGCCCGCGTCAACGGGCCGGTGCCGGGGCCCGGTTGGGGCTTCGGCACCGACCCTCCTCCTACCTGACGAACCTCACTCACTGGCTGTGAAGCGCCCTTGACTCGATCATGCACTGACATGAACCTGGCAGCCTGTTCGCCACTGTGGCGGACCACCGCTAGGGGGGTTCATGAGACATAGAGCGAGATCGATCCTCGCTGTCGGCGCGCTCCTGATCGGCGGAGCGAGCCTCGCACCCATGGCCCGGGCGCAGAGCGGAAGTCCGGCGAAGCCCGATCCGGGCGAGGTCAAGGTCTTCCGTGCCGAGGTCACCAAGGCGCAGATCCCACTGCTTCTCCGGGCCGGCCAGGACGGTGACGAACTCGCCGAGCAGGGCATGAGGGGCGGCAAGTCCGAGGTCGAGGTCTACCTCACCGACGAGCAGGCCGCGAAGCTCCGCAAACAGGGCGTCGACCTCATCGAGCACAGGGTCTCGGCCAAGGCCCAGGCGCTCGTCCAGAAGGCGTCCCAGGGCGTCTTCCGCCCCTACGGCGGCAGCGGCGGGCTCAAGGAGGAGATCCTCAGGACCGCCCAGGCCAACCCCGGCCTGACCAAGGTCGAGTCCATCGGCAAGACGGTCAACGGGCAGGACATCCTCGCACTCAAGCTGACCCGGGACGCCAGGAAGACCAAGGACGGCTCCAAGCCGTCGGTGCTGTATCTGTCCAACCAGCACGCGCGCGAGTGGATCACACCGGAGATGACCCGGCGTCTGATGCACTACTACCTGGACCACTACAAGACCGATCAGCGCATCCGAAGGATCGTCGATACGACCGAGCTGTGGTTCGTCATCTCGGCGAACCCCGACGGCTACGACTACACGTTCAAGAACTCCACGACCCGCCTGTGGCGCAAGAACCTGCGCGACGTCAACGGCGACGGCGTGATCGGCACGGGCGACGGCGTCGACCTCAACCGCAACTTCCCCTACAAGTGGGGCTACGACGACGAGGGTTCGTCCCCCAACCCCACCAGCGAGACCTACCGCGGCGCGAGTCCCGAGTCCGAGCCCGAGACCAAGGCGCTGGACGGTTTCGAAAAGCGCGTCGGCTTCCGGTACGCCGTCAACTACCACTCCGCCGCCGAACTCCTCCTCTACGGCGTCGGCTGGCAGGTCGCCACTCCCACCCCGGACGACGTCGTCTACAAGGCGCTCGCCGGCACCCCCGGCAACCCGGCCATCCCCGGCTACCATTCGCAGCTCTCCTCGGAGCTGTACACCACCAACGGCGAGGCGGACGGGCACGCGTCGAACGTCGACGGCGTCGCGATGTTCACCCCCGAGATGTCGACCTGCCAGACCGCGTCGAACGTCGACCCGAGCGACGCCTGGAAGCCCGAGGACTGCCAGTCGGTCTTCAACTTCCCCGACGACGAGAAGCTGATCCAGCAGGAGTTCACCAAGAACATCCCGTTCGCGCTCTCCGTTGCCGAGACCGCCGTACACCCGGACAGGCCGGTCTCCTCGGTCGGGCTGAGCGCCGCCGACTTCACCCCGGCCGCGTTCTCCACGTCGTACTCCCGGGGCGCGGACCAGGAGGTCTCCGTCGTCGTCCGCAAGGCGCTCGGCGACAAGGAGCTGAAGTACCGCGTCAACGGCGGCCGCGTCCTCGGCCGAACGCTCCGGCACTGGAAGGGCGGCCGGGTCTACGGCGGCAAGGACGACCTGTACTTCGACGAGTACCGGGCCAAGGTGCGAGGCGGCGGGCCGGGCGACAAGGTCGAGGTGTGGTTCACCGGCGAGACGAAGGGCGGCAGGAAGGTCTCCAGCTCGCACTTCACCTACACCGTCGCCGAGCGGCCGCAGGCCGACACGCTCGTCGTCGCCGAGGAGGGCACGGCGGCCACGCAGGCCCAGAAGTACGTGGACGCGGTCCAGGCGGCCGGGCACAGGGCGATCGTGTGGGACGTGGCCACGCAGGGCGCCCCGGACGCGCTCGGCGTGCTGAAGCACTTCCGGACGGTCGTGCACTACTCGGGCGCGAACGGCCCCGCCAACGCCACCCAGCTCCAGCTGCGCGCCTACCTCAACGAGGGCGGCCGGCTGATCGAGGCCGGTGAACTGGCCGGCGGCAGCGTCGACCTCGGCGGCGGCAGCCTCTCGGACGACTTCAGCCAGTACTACCTGGGCGCCTACAGCCGTACGTCGACCAAGGGAGCCACCGGCTTCACCGGCTCCGGCCCCCTGGGCGGCTTCACCGGCGCCCTCGGCGACGCGCCCGGCAACCCGCTGGACAAGGCCGGTACCTACGGCGTCACCTCCGAGGAGCTGCCGGTGGCCACGTACCCGCAGTTCAAGAGCGCGGGCGCGGGCCGGTTCGCGGGGACCGTCAACCCGTACGGGCCGTACTCCGGGTCGTACATGGCCGCCGCCGTGCACACGGACGACGCCTACAAGCGTCTCACCCGCACCATCGACCTCACCGGTGTCAGCGCCACCGACAAGCCGGCCCTGAACATGCGGCTGCTGTGGGACACCGAGCCGGGGTACGACCACGCGGTCCTCGAGGCGCACACCGTGGGCGCCGACGACTGGACGACCCTGCCGGAGGCCGGGGGCGTCACGAAGACGACGGTGCCGGCGGACTGCGGGCAGGGCTTCCTGATCGCCGAACACCCGTGGCTGAAGCACTATCTGACGCTCGCGGACAACGCCTGCACGGCGAAGGGCACCACCGGCTCCTGGAACAGCCTCACCGGCAGCTCCGGCGGCTGGCAGCAGGTCGGCTTCGATCTGAGCGCCTACGCCGGGAAGTCCGTCGAGGTCTCGATCAGCTACATCACCGACCCCGGCACCGGCGGACACGGCGTCCTCGCCGACGACGCCTCGCTCGTCGTCGGCGGCACCGCGAAGCAGACCGAGGGATTCGAGACGTCCCTCGGCGCCTGGCACGTGCCCGGACCGCCCGCGGGCAGCCCGCCCGTCCTGAAGGACTGGGCGCGCTCCGGGACGCTGTTCCAGACCTATGGCGCGGTCACCACGGACGACACCGTGCTGCTCGGGTTCGGCCTGGAGCAGGTGTCGTCGGCGGCCGATCGGGCAGCCCTGGTGAAGAAGGCGTTCGCGGCGCTCGGCGGGTGAGGGGCGCCACGTTGACAGATCCCGCTCACCTTGTTCCAACAGGTGAGCGGGAGCCCTCTCAACGGTGCGTGAAAAGGGTCCCGATCAAGTGAGCCGACCCGCTCACGAACGAGTGAAGAGAGCGCGAAAACCGCCCGGCATTCCGTACTAAATACGAGTGAATCCACTGTCGATCCGGCACGGTCCGTACCCCTACTGGTGGGTACGGACCGCCTGCCCGTGTATGGGTCATCTCGATGTCACCCCGGGGCCCGCAGAGAGGTAGGGTCGGGGGTGGTCGGGGACATCCCAAACAGAGCTCGCCGGCACCGCATGGCCGGCGTACCAACGAGGAGATCGGTTCGTGACGATCCGCGTAGGCATCAACGGCTTCGGCCGCATCGGGCGTAACTACTTCCGCGCGCTGCTGGAGCAGGGGGCGGACATCGAGGTCGTGGCTGTCAACGACCTGGGTGACACCGCGACCACCGCTCACCTGCTCAAGTACGACACGATCCTGGGTCGCCTCAAGCAGGAGGTCTCCCACACCGCCGACACCATCACCGTGGACGGCCACACCATCAAGGTGCTCTCCGAGCGCAACCCGGCCGACATCCCCTGGGGCGAGCTGGGCGTCGACATCGTCATCGAGTCGACCGGCATCTTCACCAAGAAGGAAGACGCCGCCAAGCACATCGCCGGCGGCGCGAAGAAGGTCCTCATCTCGGCCCCGGCCAAGGACGAGGACATCACCATCGTGATGGGCGTCAACCAGGACAAGTACGACCCGGCGAACCACCACGTCATCTCCAACGCCTCCTGCACCACCAACTGTGTGGCGCCGATGGCGAAGGTCCTCGACGAGAACTTCGGGATCGTCAAGGGTCTGATGACCACGGTGCACGCGTACACGAACGACCAGCGCATCCTGGACTTCCCGCACAAGGACCTGCGCCGCGCCCGTGCCGCCGCCGAGAACATCATCCCGACCACCACCGGTGCCGCCAAGGCCACCGCCCTGGTCCTTCCGCAGCTCAAGGGCAAGCTGGACGGCATCGCCATGCGCGTCCCGGTCCCGACCGGCTCGGTCACCGACCTGGTCGTCGAGCTCGGCCGCGAGGTCACCAAGGAAGAGGTCAACGCCGCCTTCCAGAAGGCCGCCGAGGGCGAGCTCAAGGGCCTCCTCGACTACACCGAGGACCCGATCGTGTCCTCCGACATCGTCAACGCCCCGGCGTCCTGCACCTTCGACTCCTCCCTGACCATGGTCCAGGAGGGCAAGAACGTGAAGGTCATCGGTTGGTACGACAACGAGTGGGGCTACTCCAACCGCCTCGTGGACCTCACGGTCTTCGTCGGCAACCAGCTCTGATCGCCGAAGATCGCACCAGCAGGACCTCGAAGTGAGAGCAGGGCTCGGACAGCGCACCGGCGCGCTGTCCGGGCCCTGTCTCGCGTACGGATCACGCCCTCATACGATCAGGGGCATCAAGAGCCCTCCTCAGGAGTCCACTCAATGAAGACGATCGACGAACTTCTCGCCGACGGCGTGAGCGGCAAGCGGGTCTTTGTCCGCGCCGACCTCAACGTGCCGCTCGCCGACGGGACGATCACCGACGACGGCCGCATC
Above is a genomic segment from Streptomyces fodineus containing:
- the rapZ gene encoding RNase adapter RapZ, with the protein product MTEHDAQPTAERDPARTEAGEDQPQSAAGEQPAVEENGAQVSTDGTPAAGPEAAIPELVIISGMSGAGRSTAAKCLEDLGWFVVDNLPPALIPTMVELGARSQGNVARIAVVVDVRGRRFFDNLRESLADLDSRGVTRRIVFLESSDDALVRRFESVRRPHPLQGDGRIVDGIAAERELLRELRGDADLVIDTSSLNVHELRAKMDAQFAGEEEPELRATVMSFGFKYGLPVDADLVADMRFLPNPHWVPELRPYTGINEEVAAYVFNQPGAKEFLDRYAELLRLIAAGYRREGKRYVTIAIGCTGGKHRSVAMSEKLAARLAAEGVETVVVHRDMGRE
- a CDS encoding gluconeogenesis factor YvcK family protein, with protein sequence MTERTTRLSRLRRMVPEGRSGRTAAESRPVRPAEIRGGRPRRRGAQPKVVALGGGMGLSASLAALRRITGDLTAVVTVADDGGSSGRLRDELGVLPPGDLRKALAALCGDDEWGQTWARVIQHRFQSKGELHEHAVGNLLIVALWEQLGDHVQALDLVGKLLGAHGRVLPMSAVPLELQALVKGHDPEHPDDVDTVRGQANVALTPGEVQSVHLVPHDPPAVPEAVAAVLDADWVVLGPGSWFSSVIPHLLVPELLDALTDTKARKVLSLNLAPQPGETEGFSPQRHLEVLGRHAPKLALDVVLADEAAVPDRDLLTEAAKRLGAAVELAPVARTDGSPRHDPELLAAAYDRIFRMHGRIGPWR
- the whiA gene encoding DNA-binding protein WhiA, which encodes MAMTAAVKDEISRLPVTRTCCRKAEVSAILRFAGGLHLVSGHIVIEAELDTAMAARRLKRDILEIFGHSSELIVMAPGGLRRGSRYVVRVVAGGDQLARQTGLVDGRGRPIRGLPPQVVSGATCDAEAAWRGAFLAHGSLTEPGRSSSLEVTCPGPEAALALVGAARRLSIAAKAREVRGVDRVVVRDGDAIGALLTRLGAHESVLAWEERRMRREVRATANRLANFDDANLRRSARAAVAAGARVQRALEILGEEVPEHLAAAGRLRMEHKQASLEELGALADPPLTKDAVAGRIRRLLAMADKRAADLGIPGTEANLTEELADNLAG
- a CDS encoding M14 family metallopeptidase, which codes for MRHRARSILAVGALLIGGASLAPMARAQSGSPAKPDPGEVKVFRAEVTKAQIPLLLRAGQDGDELAEQGMRGGKSEVEVYLTDEQAAKLRKQGVDLIEHRVSAKAQALVQKASQGVFRPYGGSGGLKEEILRTAQANPGLTKVESIGKTVNGQDILALKLTRDARKTKDGSKPSVLYLSNQHAREWITPEMTRRLMHYYLDHYKTDQRIRRIVDTTELWFVISANPDGYDYTFKNSTTRLWRKNLRDVNGDGVIGTGDGVDLNRNFPYKWGYDDEGSSPNPTSETYRGASPESEPETKALDGFEKRVGFRYAVNYHSAAELLLYGVGWQVATPTPDDVVYKALAGTPGNPAIPGYHSQLSSELYTTNGEADGHASNVDGVAMFTPEMSTCQTASNVDPSDAWKPEDCQSVFNFPDDEKLIQQEFTKNIPFALSVAETAVHPDRPVSSVGLSAADFTPAAFSTSYSRGADQEVSVVVRKALGDKELKYRVNGGRVLGRTLRHWKGGRVYGGKDDLYFDEYRAKVRGGGPGDKVEVWFTGETKGGRKVSSSHFTYTVAERPQADTLVVAEEGTAATQAQKYVDAVQAAGHRAIVWDVATQGAPDALGVLKHFRTVVHYSGANGPANATQLQLRAYLNEGGRLIEAGELAGGSVDLGGGSLSDDFSQYYLGAYSRTSTKGATGFTGSGPLGGFTGALGDAPGNPLDKAGTYGVTSEELPVATYPQFKSAGAGRFAGTVNPYGPYSGSYMAAAVHTDDAYKRLTRTIDLTGVSATDKPALNMRLLWDTEPGYDHAVLEAHTVGADDWTTLPEAGGVTKTTVPADCGQGFLIAEHPWLKHYLTLADNACTAKGTTGSWNSLTGSSGGWQQVGFDLSAYAGKSVEVSISYITDPGTGGHGVLADDASLVVGGTAKQTEGFETSLGAWHVPGPPAGSPPVLKDWARSGTLFQTYGAVTTDDTVLLGFGLEQVSSAADRAALVKKAFAALGG
- the gap gene encoding type I glyceraldehyde-3-phosphate dehydrogenase, whose translation is MTIRVGINGFGRIGRNYFRALLEQGADIEVVAVNDLGDTATTAHLLKYDTILGRLKQEVSHTADTITVDGHTIKVLSERNPADIPWGELGVDIVIESTGIFTKKEDAAKHIAGGAKKVLISAPAKDEDITIVMGVNQDKYDPANHHVISNASCTTNCVAPMAKVLDENFGIVKGLMTTVHAYTNDQRILDFPHKDLRRARAAAENIIPTTTGAAKATALVLPQLKGKLDGIAMRVPVPTGSVTDLVVELGREVTKEEVNAAFQKAAEGELKGLLDYTEDPIVSSDIVNAPASCTFDSSLTMVQEGKNVKVIGWYDNEWGYSNRLVDLTVFVGNQL